A part of Drosophila ananassae strain 14024-0371.13 chromosome 2R, ASM1763931v2, whole genome shotgun sequence genomic DNA contains:
- the LOC6507047 gene encoding enoyl-CoA delta isomerase 2: MSYQGYKELLVEQQGKLVVVKFNNPRKKNCVNQFGYKEITRVLTEVNDDETVTIVVFTGVGDTFTAGNDLTQSSKSDDINEFFKQSNANFKKMVLSFVHCKKIVFALVNGPAIGIGATIVGLCDVAWCSEKAYFSTPFSKLGLVPEGGSSYMFPYILGRSKASETLLLGEPLTAAEAYQFNFVSRTFKIEELDSVIWPKLQKYSELPPNALTQGKRLIKEGFVDNLLKANNSECQQLLQSFQHPEFFQAIMDFAQRKSKL, from the exons ATGTCGTACCAAGGATACAAGGAACTGCTGGTGGAGCAGCAGGGCAAGCTCGTGGTTGTGAAATTCAACAATCCCCGGAAGAAGAACTGCGTCAATCAGTTTGGCTACAAAGAAATTACCCGGGTTCTCACAGAAGTCAATGATGATGAAACTGTAACCATTGTGGTCTTTACCGGCGTGGGAGATACCTTCACAGCCGGGAACGACCTAACCCAGTCCTCCAAGAGCGACGATATAAATGAGTTCTTTAAGCAATCCAACGCCAACTTCAAGAAAATGGTTCTCAGCTTTGTGCACTGCAAGAAGATTGTATTTGCTCTGGTCAATGGACCGGCCATTGGCATTGGAGCCACTATTGTGGGTCTATGTGATGTAGCCTGGTGCTCCGAAAAA GCCTACTTCAGCACTCCCTTCAGCAAATTGGGCTTGGTTCCAGAAGGTGGCTCTTCCTATATGTTTCCTTATATTTTGGGACGCTCCAAGGCTTCAGAGACCCTCCTGCTGGGTGAACCACTGACCGCCGCTGAGGCTTATCAGTTTAATTTTGTTTCCCGCACTTTCAAAATCGAGGAGCTGGACTCTGTGATATGGCCGAAATTGCAAAAGTATTCGGAGCTGCCACCAAACGCTCTCACACAAGGTAAACGGCTCATCAAGGAGGGATTCGTGGATAACCTGCTGAAAGCCAACAACTCCGAGTGCCAGCAGCTCCTGCAGTCTTTCCAGCATCCAGAATTCTTCCAAGCCATAATGGATTTTGCCCAGCGCAAATCCAAGTTATAA